A DNA window from Zingiber officinale cultivar Zhangliang chromosome 3A, Zo_v1.1, whole genome shotgun sequence contains the following coding sequences:
- the LOC122053730 gene encoding exocyst complex component EXO70H1-like, with protein MARKGFWRVLPRKYFSHRRRIDDSSSSSSEEASKLEETVARAEVVVVKWDPDSSAYANVTSLFHEDRLEARRFLARVCDLQRGMLDFVAAAAEPSRLSHPCLARAQTLMQAAMRRLEKEFYQILAANSDLLDPESRSVRSSRTSVSDDHGSDLWDESASPDQTDGLVARESIAEIERAAAVDVMTDLRAIADTMVFAGYGFECVRIYRTLRKSVVDEELYQLGFDRSLSSPQIKKMDWAVLELKIRSWLGACRVAVRTLFHRERVLIDHVFSNSNIAREAVFFSVAGDAALQFFAFPEWVAKSKWSPEKFFRLLDMHDAIGEVWPEVELVFSFESTSSVRTQALASFAKLTEAARCTFADFESTIQREPLRSPIPTGGVDPWTRHVMSYVTRLSDYHLSIMEIFAEWQPSPPQSAASDTSSSVSVSDTGFAARLDKLLEPLLSHLERKANLYRDAALSNLFLANNLHYAVNRLRSCGLLGEQRAEQHAAKVRQYLAGYERMT; from the coding sequence ATGGCGAGGAAAGGCTTCTGGCGTGTCTTGCCGCGTAAGTACTTCAGCCACCGCCGTCGTATCGATGATTCTTCGTCTTCCTCGTCAGAGGAAGCGTCGAAACTGGAGGAGACGGTGGCGCGAGCGGAGGTGGTCGTGGTCAAATGGGATCCGGACTCTTCCGCCTATGCCAATGTCACCTCCCTCTTCCACGAGGACCGCCTCGAGGCGCGACGCTTTTTGGCACGAGTCTGCGACTTGCAGCGAGGCATGCTTGATTTCGTCGCGGCAGCCGCGGAGCCCTCCCGCCTCTCCCACCCCTGCCTCGCCCGTGCGCAGACCCTGATGCAAGCCGCGATGCGCCGGCTCGAGAAGGAATTCTACCAGATTCTTGCCGCCAACAGCGACCTCCTGGATCCGGAATCCCGATCCGTCCGCTCTTCCCGTACCAGCGTCTCCGACGACCACGGGTCCGACCTCTGGGATGAAAGTGCCTCGCCTGATCAGACCGACGGTCTCGTGGCCAGGGAGTCCATCGCCGAGATCGAACGCGCCGCTGCCGTCGACGTCATGACCGACCTCCGGGCCATCGCAGATACCATGGTATTTGCAGGGTACGGCTTCGAGTGCGTGAGAATCTACCGGACCCTCCGCAAGTCCGTCGTGGACGAGGAGCTTTATCAGCTCGGTTTCGACAGGTCTCTCAGCTCGCCCCAAATCAAAAAGATGGACTGGGCTGTGCTCGAACTAAAAATCCGATCATGGCTCGGCGCTTGCCGTGTCGCGGTGCGTACTCTGTTTCATCGCGAGCGTGTTCTCATCGACCACGTCTTCTCCAACTCAAACATTGCCCGAGAGGCCGTCTTCTTCAGCGTCGCCGGCGATGCCGCCCTTCAGTTCTTTGCATTTCCGGAGTGGGTGGCCAAATCAAAATGGTCGCCTGAGAAATTCTTCCGGCTTCTGGACATGCACGACGCCATTGGTGAAGTTTGGCCGGAGGTCGAACTCGTCTTCTCCTTTGAGTCCACCTCTTCTGTGCGAACACAGGCCCTCGCTTCGTTCGCTAAGCTCACCGAGGCGGCGCGCTGTACCTTCGCCGATTTTGAGTCAACGATACAAAGAGAGCCCTTGCGGTCGCCCATTCCCACCGGCGGAGTTGACCCGTGGACGCGCCACGTCATGAGCTACGTCACACGGCTGTCCGACTACCATCTCTCCATCATGGAGATCTTTGCCGAATGGCAGCCATCGCCCCCGCAGTCCGCTGCCTCCGACACGTCATCATCGGTATCCGTCTCCGACACGGGATTCGCCGCACGGCTTGACAAGCTGTTGGAGCCGCTTCTCAGTCATCTCGAGCGGAAGGCTAATTTATACCGTGACGCTGCCCTTTCGAATCTATTCCTGGCGAACAACCTCCACTACGCAGTGAATAGATTGCGATCTTGCGGGCTACTGGGGGAGCAGCGGGCAGAGCAACACGCGGCGAAGGTCCGGCAGTACTTGGCAGGATACGAGCGGATGACGTAG